Genomic window (Oryzias latipes chromosome 17, ASM223467v1):
AGGCCGTCGCGGTAGTAATCGTGCTCTATGGTCTGGATTTCCACATCCTTTAGACCCAACCGACGGGCACAGCGCTTCCAGCTGTTCCCTATGTTCTCTGTCAGCAAATACAGGTGCTCCTCTGTCACGGCTTGGTcctctaaaaacattaaaaacaataaaaaaaccagTGTAAATAATTAAGTGCATCATAtggcaaaaatggaaaaagctaCAACTACTCTGGAAAAGGCTGTACAATTGTTGGATTTGACTGCCAAAACTAATcagtaaattattttatttcataaaataatATATCTTACCATTTCTGAATGGTATTGCACTGATCTAATTCATATACCAAAAACATTAATAGATAAATGATAagcatttttaagtttcaaccAACAACTTCTTCTCAGAAAAGAGCAATAGCACCTTttgtccagcagagggagctCCTCCTGTTTGCATtctccatttttttatggtgaACTAAAACTACAGacctgtttatttaaataaaaaaggctcCTTTAgcttaaaaatgtaacaaaaaattatcattatttttttttgctttcattttaacGTTGACTATACAAATAAAGACAGAAGTTTTATGTCAaaattttacacaaatattaaaaaacaatttgtatTTAGGCatcaaaattattttcaacTTTCAAAAACATGTAATTTAGTGGTGATCTCAATATCTTTAAATTCCCATTTTAGCCATTAATAAACACTTAAAGACACACtctgaaaattgtgctttttaacacgtttagcatttttctcacgatggaggacatctataaaGAGAATTAATGTCTTTACTCAAATCTTGACATCAATTTTTTGAATTGACAATGAATTAAatcggcaaccacaaattataataattattaataataataattataaatctaactttttctaaactttaacaCACAAGTATAGTGTGtgaatccacaaaaaaaaaggaactgacCGTATTTTAAAAGGCCTTCTTGGATGGGAGACAAGCTGCTTCCAGACACACACTGTGAAGAAACGGGGTTGTCAAAGGCTCTGATACTCAGAGTGTTGTTGTTTCCGATTTGGATCCCACTGGCGTTCTGAATGAACAGGGGTCCTGCAGAAGGTACATGTAAAGTCACTGTCCCCAAGCAGATGGAAGTATTCGAGTGCGTTTTTGTGTACCTGGCTCCTGTGGTTGGAAACCTTTAGACGGGGTCCCACAGCCACTAGCATTCATATCAGGAACAAAGGTATCAGGAACCGGGTAAACTGGCCAGGACTGCTGGCGGTCTAAATGGGGGTGTAAATGCTGGTTAACCTGCTGCAGAGAGGACATACTGGCAGAGGCATTTAAATGGGTCGGCGTTGGTGAGGCCATAGAACTGGGATTCACTGGGTTCAGAGGAAAGAAAAGCTGGTCTGAACCGGTCGGCTGCACCGGCTCTTTAGTCCAGGAATGGACGGAGGACGTGTCTCTTGCCGGCGGCCTCCCACTTTGATCCAAGGGACTGACGTGGTTTTGCAATAGGTGATTTGGGGCATTGTTGTAGTAGCTGCTGGCGGCCGGGGGATGCATGTCAGAGTTATAGCTGCCATGTATGTGGTAATAAAGCTCTCGACccagcttctcctccagctctgaAGGTTGTCTGGCATCTGCTTGAATGGAATCCCCCAATGGTTTATAGTTGATGACATGGAGATCCTCGATGCTGGCTTCAACTGGTACCGAAACATTTGTATCTGAACTCACCAAAGGAGCAGGGGAATCTAACGGAATTAAAAGATGTTAACTTTTTCACCATGTTTTTTCAAGGATTTGTTTGGAATAAAACTTAGACCAACCTTGCTCGTTTGTCAAAAAGCTGTCATGTCTCACAGACAGTAATTTCATCTTCTCAACAAGTGTCATTGGGCCCTCATAGTTttcctgcaaaaagaaaagaaaatacattcatATATTTAACGCAGTAATTGCTTGTGATGAtctccaaactaaaaaaaaaaaaaaaactaaatgttaaaaataaattctgttcAAGCTAAACCTAAATGGTTGCTCTCAAAGGATTCACCTTCAGATCCTGTAAATCGTTCTCTATATGGGGTTCCAGATTTTTGGcataaaaaggacagaaaatgtCGTAGGCTTctgcaaaaaaagataaaaagaaaagttagagTAATTGCGAGAAGTTACACTACTCACAATAAGTTAAGGATATTGTGAAAAACTCAGTGGATTACTCATAGGGACCAAAAGCAAACAATTCTAAAAGGAAAACCTTTTCAATGGGGCAtctatttaaacagaaaaagctgatttttgtCAGGAGGtcattcaaacagccatgaacacaTAGTGTCACTTAACAAACGAGCAGCGGCACCTGGCCATAGCGTGCATTCAGGTTAGTAGTCGGTGGTCAGATTTTGCAGGTGAGGttgtctcaaagtgtcatcagcagactaCTGGCAGAGTTCAGGACAGACCCAGTGACAGACCGCAACCATGAGCAGAACCTAAGGACCTCTGACCTCCAACACGGTTTAGCAAACGCCGCACAGCTGCAAGCCCATTTACCAGATGTGATGGGGGGACtagggtttccagacaaaccattCCCAACCAGCTCCACCGCCTTGACTATAATACCTGCCTACTGTTGCAGGTGACTCTACTGACACCAAGACACCGCCGTGAACATTTGCAGTGCGAGACCATGTGACTTGGACAATCCAGCAATGGTCTGCTGCCCTGTTCACTCATGAGTGTCGGGTCACCTCACACAGAATTGCTGGTCGTCAGCGTTGCTGGAGAGGGTGAGGTGAGCGATACGCAGAGGTCGACATGATAGAGGAGCTGCATCAGTCTGTCTGAGCAAGCATCATTAGTCATTGCACGTAATTACCTCAAAACCATAGAGCTCACCATCATCCCCCAATTCTACCTGCAACCCCCCCAAATTTCTGTTCATGGCTGCTGGTGCTCCACCACATCGTGCCAGAATTGTCACAGTTCAACTTAAGGAAGTGGCAGGTCCTCATATGGGTTGTCCAGCAATGAGCCTCGACCTGAACCCCAACGCTCACATCTGGGACGATCGTATTCCACACCCAGTGACCTGGCAGAACTGGATGTAGCACTCGTAAAGGAGTGGAAGGCTTTTCCTCAGAACCGTATTATGAGGCTCGTGACGAGTCACTGTCAAGCTGTCATGGTGGAAATAGTTGATATTTGTTATTCTGGGCCATTGTTATTATGGTCTTAATTTGTGgtaataaatataaaactaatgaaaatggtattattattattattagtaccgtattttccggactataagtcgcactttttttcatagtttggcaaggggtgcgacttatacggcgcagcgacttatattagaaataaattgaaataaatacattgttaaccctcctgttatgtgcatttgtgaggaacagagatgatgttcctgggtcaatttgttgtatgaggtatgttaagtgttaagaggatgttaagtgactcagagaatcagcaaacttttttttacagtaagatcttgaaggctaacaacataatattctattttccaatgatttcatagattcagaaatgcaataaaagtaaaaactgtttctacaaatacaggatgaaaacagagtattagttggccaatgatgcttcatgaaaggaataaataaataagtatgcaTGAGAataaattactgtgaaattattagataaacagtctgctttgattgtgtcatataaggttgtgaaagttaaaatgcgacttatagtccagtgcgacttatctgtgtttttttctactttataatgcatttttgggctggtgcgacttatactccggtgcgacttatagtccggaaaatacggtagtagTAATATCATAGGGAACTTTTACATATTTCATCAAAATTGTGACGATATAGGAAAACAAGTCATGTTAGTAACAATATCCCAAACTTATTGTGAGTAGTGTCTTTCAAGAAGTCCGTCTATCCTTTTGGAGCCATAAAAAAACTAACTCCACTGTTTTAACAACTGCATGTTGCGTCTGTCACAAAGAGACGCGTGCCTTTAAATGAAGGTCGCTCCTCTGGATTGTCGCTCCAGCACCGCTTCATAAGCTGAACCACCTCTGAAGGTGTGTCTTCAGGAATGAGGTCCTCTGCCGGTCGGTCTCCGTCACGAACACACCGGCTTATTTGGTCTTCACTCCTCGCGTCTGCACAGAAACATTTTCGGTTGCTTGTTTTATAAAAAGGTGCAGCAGGGGACCCGCAACTTCAACGTTCATgctggaaaaagcttttgaacGTGTGTACGGATCTCAAAGCTCACTGGCGTATGGCTCCTCCCCCGTTAGAATGACCCAGACTACGATTCCAAAACTGTAAACGTCGGACTTCTCAGTGGAGGGGGTGTGGATGCTCCTCAGGTGCTCCGGGGCCATGTAGCTTAGCGTGCCGGCACCTCTAGCCCCGGATGTCTGTCCACTACGGCTTTTCCTGCGAGATTCCTCCTTTGTGAGTTTGCTCCATGTTTGGCAGGTGGCCAGGCCGAGGTCTgcaatctaaaaagaaatatttagtgtctggaaatgaatgaattaataagCTAGGCGTTATTATGACTTAAGTTTTTTTCATTACCTTGATGTGAAAATCCTTATCCACTAAGATGTTTTCTGGCTTGATGTCCTTGTGAATGACACGTTTCTCTGTAAGGTATATCATCCCTTCCAGAACCTCGAGGATGATTCTGCCTTTGATGGAAATGGGCACCTTGACCTAAGAAGACGGAGCGCTGAGTGAACCAGGTTTATTGGGTTTCAGAATCATTTAAGTAAACtaagcctgcacaataaatcaaacatttgcCATTATTGCAATATCAGAAAATGCAATTATGAAATAATCTcaaggcagcttgaagtgttgaAGGATCAAATTCAGCCGTTTATACATCTGACCAATCGGATACTTCCCTTCACGTCATTAGCCAATCAACGTCACGTCAATAGCCCTTTTTTGCCAGAAGACAGTCATCTATATAGACTGGGGTCATTTGGAGTCTGATTTAAAGACAGACTATAATGAAAAATggtgtgtttggtgtttttaacatgttgttgacacatgaagaaaattacgcttctgagtatttccttttccaaatcgctgtgaatcaggagcatttTTTGTTCCGCCAGTCATGTTGGGTTGCGGGTGTtttgggctgtaagctagcaggagagcatgtaaacagaaagctctcagttatgggtgacgggaagaggTGTCGGGGTggctccgcaccaacagtcctgcccacaactcagatgaaTTTTTAATGCataaactatgtcccagaaaatgacacaagttttttaatgatttagCTTCAACTTTTCAGCTGTACAGTAAATGTAAAAGCCTACGTACCGTCTCCAGCATGACTAACAGGTTGCCCCGAGGGAGAAGTTCCAGAACCAGAGAGCAGTCCCTGTCCTCCATGACCACACCCAGCAGCTTGACCACACGCTCATGGTTCAGACTTGCCATGATGCTCCCCTCCTCCAGCAGCGACCTTTTACTTTCTCTGGAAAAAGACCATTTATAAAGAGGATGCATGAAGAAAAGACAACATCCCACCCCTGTGTCTTAACGGCAGGGTCCAAAATAATCTTCATTATTATAAGTGATCAAAACCATAATTTAACTGATTCAGTCTTATTccagttttcctgtttttatttttttaagtcacaGTTTGCAAGTGAAAGCGCAACATTACTGCTGTTTAGAATGATTACGCACTCAAACCTTTAACATTAAATGTCACTGTTTAAGACTCACAAGTTATGGAAACGCTATGATGCACTTCAGTGCTTTTTAACACAAACTGTCCAAGTATTCTGTCATCAGCATGAACGTAACAatgaaataagaaataaatggtcaaataaaaactgaaataagtaaaaagcagaaaataaaaagataatcaCTGCACCAGTTAGCCAATTTGTTTCTTCTCATAAACTAAGAATGATTATGATTATACAGTACATGACTGCAGAAAAGTAAAATTATCACAGAAATCCTGATTTTGTTGTTGAAGTTCTCAGTGCAGAACAGATTCTGATTTACAGAAGTTTTAATAAAAGCgacgttcttttttttcttttttgaaggtttttttttttttttaaggaggggTCTGACTTTAAAGAGAGATAAAGACGTGACGCAGAGGTGGAGATGTTGAGGTTTGTTTTGATGAGCATGGATAAAACCCAGAAACAAGCTCAGTGTCGATgtctggtcatcttttgatctattctccaagggtccccagtgg
Coding sequences:
- the ripk1 gene encoding receptor-interacting serine/threonine-protein kinase 1 yields the protein MASAPQTSLHMRPTDLIKREPLDYGGFGEVYLCYHATLGQVVLKTLYTGPLRSEESKRSLLEEGSIMASLNHERVVKLLGVVMEDRDCSLVLELLPRGNLLVMLETVKVPISIKGRIILEVLEGMIYLTEKRVIHKDIKPENILVDKDFHIKIADLGLATCQTWSKLTKEESRRKSRSGQTSGARGAGTLSYMAPEHLRSIHTPSTEKSDVYSFGIVVWVILTGEEPYANARSEDQISRCVRDGDRPAEDLIPEDTPSEVVQLMKRCWSDNPEERPSFKEAYDIFCPFYAKNLEPHIENDLQDLKENYEGPMTLVEKMKLLSVRHDSFLTNEQDSPAPLVSSDTNVSVPVEASIEDLHVINYKPLGDSIQADARQPSELEEKLGRELYYHIHGSYNSDMHPPAASSYYNNAPNHLLQNHVSPLDQSGRPPARDTSSVHSWTKEPVQPTGSDQLFFPLNPVNPSSMASPTPTHLNASASMSSLQQVNQHLHPHLDRQQSWPVYPVPDTFVPDMNASGCGTPSKGFQPQEPGPLFIQNASGIQIGNNNTLSIRAFDNPVSSQCVSGSSLSPIQEGLLKYEDQAVTEEHLYLLTENIGNSWKRCARRLGLKDVEIQTIEHDYYRDGLPEMVHQMLERWKMKEGSIGCTVGKLCRALDGNIKVDVIQKILDMCGLSHVA